The Brevibacillus brevis genome contains a region encoding:
- a CDS encoding protease inhibitor I42 family protein — protein MIKTSTYTLQVQEGNLFTISLVANPSTGYQWDLSNPVDARFLSLHANHFVPPSSPARIGQEGHQVISFQALRRGMTSISLKYCRPWDSGDCGEFVFYVVTVV, from the coding sequence GTGATTAAGACCTCAACGTATACACTACAAGTTCAGGAAGGCAACTTGTTCACAATTTCGCTAGTGGCAAATCCCTCAACCGGCTACCAGTGGGACTTGTCTAATCCAGTCGATGCTCGCTTTTTATCGTTGCATGCGAATCATTTTGTTCCTCCATCATCACCGGCTCGTATTGGGCAAGAGGGGCATCAGGTGATATCTTTCCAGGCTTTACGGCGAGGAATGACGTCGATTTCTTTGAAGTATTGTCGGCCTTGGGATAGTGGGGATTGCGGGGAGTTTGTGTTTTATGTGGTTACGGTTGTATAG
- a CDS encoding EAL domain-containing protein, whose product MESIAELFKKKEYYHAFQPICQLPEKSRIGYEVLLRSKAGIHPEALFSLAKENKMLPELDVHSLHHALSTFFHSSLEHKNELLFVNIFPSTIIEDTFPGFIQKIARSFRPFLTQIVLEINESIMEGECWSEPIFTRRIAELKKMGFLIALDDVGDGANIFSKIEDISPDYIKIDRFFSQELSSSLEKQKTVKLFVDFCKDAPQLILEGVEEEEDFACASFLGVAIGQGYLFGKPGSLPDE is encoded by the coding sequence ATGGAGAGCATTGCAGAATTATTTAAGAAAAAAGAGTACTACCACGCATTTCAGCCTATATGTCAACTTCCTGAGAAAAGTAGGATAGGGTATGAAGTATTACTTCGCAGTAAAGCGGGGATCCATCCAGAGGCATTGTTTTCTTTGGCGAAGGAAAACAAAATGCTGCCAGAACTCGACGTCCATTCCCTGCATCATGCACTCTCGACTTTTTTTCATTCGTCGCTTGAACACAAAAACGAGCTTTTATTTGTGAATATTTTTCCTTCTACCATAATAGAAGACACATTTCCTGGCTTCATTCAAAAGATCGCTCGTTCCTTCCGTCCCTTTTTAACCCAAATCGTTTTGGAGATCAACGAATCGATTATGGAAGGAGAATGCTGGAGCGAACCCATTTTTACACGACGCATAGCTGAATTGAAAAAGATGGGGTTTCTAATTGCACTGGATGATGTCGGAGATGGCGCGAACATATTCAGTAAAATTGAAGATATTTCGCCAGATTACATCAAGATTGATCGCTTTTTTTCGCAAGAGCTCTCGAGTTCATTAGAAAAGCAAAAGACTGTAAAATTGTTTGTCGATTTTTGCAAAGATGCACCTCAACTCATTCTCGAAGGAGTTGAAGAAGAAGAAGATTTTGCTTGCGCTTCTTTTTTGGGCGTTGCAATCGGCCAGGGATACTTGTTTGGTAAACCAGGCAGCTTGCCGGACGAATAA
- a CDS encoding CBS domain-containing protein, which translates to MNISDIMTTTICTITSDKSVSYAAERMNESHVDSLVVMDHGEVLGMVTTRDVLSAHPNRIVADAMSSQPFYLSANHNVWEAYHALHQEQNGLALVKQEDQVIGFVTKEIVEMKIAEYRDPLSGLYRAPYIQFIGENFLKERKPFHLLFIDLNDFGRINKLHGHPFGDDVIRTYSSVLSSLAEDQGDYLCRYAGDEFVLISTISDEQIQEYITLITRPTNVLDIFVSAAVGHVNGYQTPDFFARSWRELIAEASLGSSAAKLSKTLSSTVG; encoded by the coding sequence ATGAACATCTCCGACATCATGACGACGACGATTTGTACCATCACCTCTGACAAAAGTGTCTCTTATGCGGCGGAGCGAATGAACGAATCTCATGTTGATTCGTTAGTTGTCATGGATCACGGAGAGGTACTAGGAATGGTTACGACGAGAGACGTTCTGTCAGCTCATCCTAATCGAATCGTTGCCGATGCCATGAGTAGTCAGCCGTTCTATCTGTCAGCCAATCACAACGTTTGGGAGGCCTATCACGCGCTTCATCAAGAACAAAATGGGCTTGCTTTGGTCAAACAAGAAGATCAAGTGATCGGATTCGTCACAAAAGAAATCGTAGAGATGAAAATAGCAGAATATCGAGACCCATTATCGGGTTTGTATCGCGCTCCATACATCCAGTTTATTGGGGAAAATTTTTTAAAGGAGCGAAAACCTTTCCATTTGCTTTTTATCGATTTGAACGACTTTGGCCGAATTAATAAGCTGCATGGTCATCCATTCGGGGATGATGTCATCCGGACCTATTCTTCGGTTCTCTCTTCTTTGGCTGAAGATCAGGGGGATTATTTATGTCGTTATGCAGGGGACGAGTTTGTTTTGATCTCTACGATTTCCGATGAACAAATTCAGGAATACATTACGCTCATTACACGTCCAACAAACGTTCTGGATATCTTTGTATCTGCAGCGGTTGGTCATGTGAACGGGTACCAAACACCAGACTTCTTCGCTAGATCATGGCGGGAATTAATCGCTGAAGCAAGTTTAGGCTCTTCAGCTGCCAAGTTATCCAAAACACTTTCTTCCACAGTGGGATAG